One part of the Polyangiaceae bacterium genome encodes these proteins:
- a CDS encoding Fe2+-dependent dioxygenase: protein MLSWVPELLDAHTVEAFRERIAKLPFKDGLSTLKQGNPNAKHNQQLDSQNPEAQALGREIIERLLGHPEVRRIAIPRSVRHPLIARYSDGMHYARHVDQPVMGGVNPTRTDFACTLWLTAPESYAGGELVIHQGAETQRLKGEAGSLLLYPACSLHEVTPVTSGTRLVAVTWLQSLVRDHEARRILAGLDDVQRGMDPASETAERLTALYNQLLRYHAEV, encoded by the coding sequence ATGCTGTCTTGGGTCCCCGAGTTGCTCGATGCTCACACCGTGGAAGCATTTCGTGAACGCATCGCCAAGCTACCCTTCAAAGATGGGCTGTCGACGCTCAAGCAGGGTAATCCAAACGCCAAGCACAACCAGCAGCTGGACAGCCAGAACCCGGAGGCCCAGGCACTCGGGAGGGAAATCATCGAGCGCTTGCTGGGGCACCCAGAGGTGCGCCGCATCGCCATCCCCCGTTCCGTGCGGCATCCACTGATCGCGCGTTACTCGGACGGCATGCACTACGCGCGGCACGTCGACCAGCCGGTGATGGGCGGTGTCAACCCAACCCGCACGGACTTCGCCTGCACGCTCTGGCTGACCGCCCCGGAGAGCTACGCGGGTGGCGAGCTAGTCATTCATCAGGGCGCCGAAACCCAGCGCCTGAAGGGCGAAGCTGGCAGCCTCTTGCTCTACCCGGCGTGCTCCTTGCACGAAGTCACACCGGTCACCAGCGGCACCCGCCTGGTCGCGGTGACTTGGCTGCAGAGCCTGGTGCGCGATCACGAAGCGCGGCGTATTCTGGCTGGGCTCGATGACGTGCAACGGGGGATGGATCCAGCCAGCGAAACCGCAGAGCGCCTCACGGCGCTCTACAATCAGCTACTGCGTTACCATGCGGAAGTGTGA
- the mutM gene encoding bifunctional DNA-formamidopyrimidine glycosylase/DNA-(apurinic or apyrimidinic site) lyase — translation MPELPEVEVTRRRIAPLLEGRTISRLSTTEPSYFFLTPPAELKRRLKGRRVSELRRHGKYLFAELDEGDRVMLHLGMTGQLYGAGATSLRLLSSTSRSSLTPEAQAERLAAGTGPDQHTHLVFHFEDGAPDVLFRDVRKFGKVLYIPAGKSDARVEKLGTDALLITADELEAAAGKRRAAVKGVLLDQAVLAGVGNIYADEALFLAKIRPTRPAARLSRADWKRLLDAAQWVMRRSIETGGSSISDYVQPDGSDGAYQDERRVYARTGEPCRECGTAIVRVLVGQRGTHYCPRCQRR, via the coding sequence ATGCCTGAGTTGCCCGAAGTCGAAGTCACGCGGCGGCGCATCGCACCCCTGCTCGAGGGTCGCACGATCTCGCGCCTGAGCACGACCGAGCCGAGCTACTTCTTCCTCACCCCTCCCGCTGAGTTGAAACGCAGGCTAAAGGGGCGTCGCGTCAGCGAGCTCCGACGCCACGGCAAGTACCTGTTTGCGGAGCTGGATGAGGGTGATCGCGTGATGCTTCACCTCGGCATGACTGGGCAGCTCTACGGCGCTGGCGCCACCAGCCTGCGGCTGCTCAGCTCGACGAGCCGTTCGAGCCTGACGCCCGAAGCCCAAGCGGAGCGACTCGCCGCTGGAACGGGACCCGACCAGCACACGCACCTGGTCTTTCATTTCGAAGACGGAGCGCCGGACGTGCTGTTTCGCGACGTTCGCAAGTTCGGCAAGGTGCTGTATATTCCCGCGGGGAAATCAGATGCGCGGGTAGAGAAGCTTGGTACGGACGCCTTGCTCATTACGGCGGACGAGCTAGAGGCCGCTGCCGGCAAGCGGCGCGCGGCGGTGAAAGGGGTGCTTCTAGATCAAGCGGTGCTCGCCGGGGTCGGCAACATCTACGCTGACGAAGCCTTGTTTCTGGCGAAGATCCGTCCCACGCGCCCTGCCGCGCGACTCAGCAGGGCGGACTGGAAGCGCCTGCTCGACGCGGCGCAGTGGGTGATGCGACGCTCCATCGAGACTGGTGGCTCCAGCATCAGCGACTACGTGCAGCCGGACGGCAGCGATGGCGCCTACCAGGATGAGCGTAGGGTTTACGCGCGCACTGGGGAGCCTTGTAGAGAGTGCGGCACGGCGATCGTGCGAGTGCTGGTAGGCCAGCGGGGCACCCACTACTGCCCCCGCTGCCAACGGCGTTGA
- a CDS encoding PAS domain-containing protein, protein MTVALKLIRTENALHEMTAQEHARILGALPAAVIGLDATGIIVLANESAVRVLGRRSEQLIGTHVEDVLVSMDEIRRAAGDAYDARATGHAAEDSGRVFGFDVTRLDANQPGSAEYAVVFRDITGFQQLRDERDRLLRLAAVSDILPSVLHELKNPLAAISTSVELMLEELPEGTTQEDLHAVLTEMRRMKLTLEGLGSVGRSLLGTRNTAVDHALRDAVRVLGAQARSRRIDVVSAITDMPLLPMDISVVRAIAFNLITNAVHACDAGNEIKVGAHFDPKTKLFTLSVEDTGQGMKPEVLERCTELFYTTKSKGTGIGLALCSGAVRSAGGEFSIRSELDKGTVVEIRLMVPERVAPRGPRRAKRG, encoded by the coding sequence ATGACCGTCGCGCTCAAGCTGATTCGCACAGAAAATGCGCTGCACGAAATGACCGCTCAGGAGCACGCACGAATCCTGGGCGCATTGCCCGCAGCCGTGATTGGCCTCGACGCGACGGGCATCATCGTGTTGGCCAACGAGAGCGCGGTGCGGGTGCTGGGCCGCCGATCCGAACAACTCATCGGAACACACGTAGAGGACGTGCTGGTTTCGATGGACGAGATCCGTCGGGCAGCGGGGGACGCGTATGACGCGCGCGCAACCGGGCACGCCGCAGAAGACAGCGGTCGCGTCTTTGGCTTCGATGTGACGCGCCTCGATGCAAATCAACCCGGGAGCGCCGAGTACGCGGTGGTGTTTCGCGACATCACTGGCTTCCAGCAGCTGCGCGACGAGCGGGACAGGCTGCTGCGCTTGGCGGCGGTCAGCGACATCCTGCCGTCGGTTTTGCACGAGTTGAAGAACCCGTTGGCCGCGATCAGCACTTCGGTCGAGCTGATGCTCGAGGAACTTCCAGAAGGTACGACCCAGGAAGACTTGCACGCCGTGCTCACCGAAATGCGGCGAATGAAGCTCACCCTGGAGGGGCTCGGCTCCGTCGGGCGATCGCTGCTCGGCACTCGAAATACCGCCGTCGATCACGCGCTGCGCGACGCCGTGCGTGTGCTCGGGGCACAGGCTCGGTCGCGGCGCATCGACGTCGTGAGTGCAATCACGGACATGCCGCTCTTGCCCATGGATATCTCGGTGGTGCGGGCGATCGCGTTCAATCTGATCACCAACGCTGTCCACGCCTGCGACGCGGGCAACGAGATCAAAGTTGGAGCGCATTTCGACCCCAAGACCAAGCTTTTCACGCTGAGCGTGGAGGACACGGGGCAGGGCATGAAGCCCGAGGTGCTCGAGCGCTGCACGGAGCTCTTCTATACGACCAAGAGCAAAGGAACGGGCATCGGGCTCGCGCTTTGTAGCGGCGCGGTGCGCTCCGCTGGGGGCGAATTTAGTATCCGCTCGGAACTGGACAAGGGGACCGTTGTGGAGATTCGGCTGATGGTCCCGGAGCGTGTTGCTCCTCGCGGACCACGCCGCGCAAAGCGCGGCTGA
- a CDS encoding roadblock/LC7 domain-containing protein produces MARTEELNRILRSLQSGTPEIEASALISDDGLMIASALPQHLDEVRVAGMSSTLLSLGTRASSELERGGLQQVLIRGDNGFAVMVTASEGTMLLTLTTAEAKLGLIFLDMSRAVKEIRKVL; encoded by the coding sequence ATGGCAAGGACCGAGGAACTCAACCGCATCCTGCGATCACTACAGTCGGGTACCCCTGAGATAGAAGCCAGCGCGCTCATCTCTGATGATGGCCTGATGATCGCGAGTGCGCTCCCGCAACACTTGGACGAGGTGCGCGTCGCCGGCATGAGCTCGACGTTGCTTAGCCTTGGTACTCGCGCGTCGAGCGAGCTCGAACGCGGAGGCCTGCAACAGGTGCTGATCCGTGGTGACAACGGGTTCGCGGTGATGGTCACGGCGTCTGAAGGCACGATGCTGCTCACGCTGACCACCGCGGAGGCGAAGCTCGGGCTCATCTTCTTGGACATGAGTCGAGCGGTCAAAGAGATCCG
- a CDS encoding thioredoxin domain-containing protein has protein sequence MSVSRRDFVGLGLKLAAVSLLAPIGLGGCSRPELSVPPRAPTKGASNPKLVIQELGDFECPFCAEVQPVLEQVLDHYGDRVRIVWRDYPLSHIHPYAMQAAEAAREVRAQLGEDGFWRYHHLLFMRQDALNRQGLESFAKKLGGVDMARFNQALDNQTHQAAILAEKAEVDNLGIDRLGTPGFFVGDEVIIGAQPFEVFRDAIEEQLAQG, from the coding sequence ATGTCCGTGTCGCGCCGTGACTTCGTTGGCCTGGGACTCAAGCTGGCTGCTGTCTCGCTGCTTGCCCCCATCGGCCTCGGCGGATGCTCGCGCCCTGAACTCAGCGTCCCCCCTCGCGCCCCGACCAAGGGGGCCAGCAACCCGAAGCTGGTGATTCAAGAACTCGGCGACTTCGAGTGCCCGTTCTGCGCTGAGGTGCAGCCGGTACTCGAGCAGGTGCTCGACCACTACGGCGATCGGGTGCGCATCGTCTGGCGCGACTATCCGTTGAGCCACATCCACCCCTACGCCATGCAGGCCGCGGAGGCCGCGCGCGAGGTACGCGCCCAGCTAGGGGAGGACGGCTTCTGGCGCTACCACCACCTGTTGTTCATGCGCCAAGACGCGCTGAATCGCCAGGGCCTGGAGAGCTTCGCGAAGAAGCTGGGAGGCGTGGACATGGCACGCTTCAACCAAGCGCTGGACAACCAGACCCATCAAGCAGCAATCCTCGCGGAAAAAGCTGAGGTGGACAACCTCGGCATCGATCGCCTGGGCACTCCGGGGTTCTTCGTGGGTGACGAGGTGATCATCGGCGCGCAGCCCTTCGAGGTCTTCCGCGACGCGATCGAAGAGCAGCTGGCGCAGGGCTAG
- a CDS encoding DoxX family protein, translated as MQNLALSAAAPNSNSNVSPSRGAKIGGYILSGLPVAFLLMDATMKLVASQPAVEGTQKLGYDPAVLLPLGVTQLVCLITYLLPRTAVLGAILWTGYLGGAVATHVRMGDPWFSHILFPVYIGAMLWLGLWLRSPALRALVPLRRG; from the coding sequence ATGCAAAACCTCGCGCTCTCAGCTGCCGCCCCCAACTCGAACTCAAACGTCTCACCGTCGCGCGGGGCGAAAATCGGCGGCTACATCCTCAGCGGCCTGCCAGTCGCCTTCCTGCTGATGGACGCCACGATGAAGCTCGTCGCGAGCCAACCAGCGGTCGAGGGCACGCAGAAGCTCGGCTACGACCCAGCGGTGCTGCTCCCCTTGGGCGTCACCCAGCTGGTGTGCCTCATCACTTACCTGTTGCCACGCACCGCGGTGCTCGGCGCCATCCTATGGACCGGCTACCTCGGCGGCGCCGTTGCTACCCACGTGCGCATGGGCGACCCGTGGTTCAGCCACATCCTGTTCCCGGTCTACATCGGCGCGATGCTGTGGCTCGGTCTGTGGCTCAGGAGCCCCGCGCTGCGCGCGCTGGTTCCCCTGCGGCGTGGGTGA
- a CDS encoding acyl-CoA carboxylase subunit beta, whose protein sequence is MITASQRSTASNVQEFPVLPTKVQAKDETFVSNRAANLEVLGKVDELLAKARAGGGPKYVERHKNAGKLLPRERVELLLDRDSHFLELCPLAGYDVSGNSPGAGNIGGIGVVSGVECLITATEATLKGGAVSEYGVLKSHRLAEIAEQNRLPAMHLVESAGADLPNQSKIFVPGGRTFRDLTRRSEQCVPTVCLVFGSSTAGGAYIPGMSDYTVMVKQQAQVYLAGPPLVKMATGEETDHEELGGAEMHSKVSGVSDYLAEDEADAIRLGREIMAHLNWRKHGPTPRREVEAPLYSSEDLLGIASADLRVPFDAREVIARIVDGSRFSEFKPLYGTTLVCGWAFLHGYPVGILANNGVLFSESANKGAQFIQLCNQNDVPLIFLQNISGFMVGKKYEQEGIIKNGAKLINAVSNSTVPAITIMMGMSYGAGNYAMCGRAYQPRFLFTWPSHRIAVMGGKQLAGVLEIIQRGAAAKKGTEVDEQQLEMMKKMLEMQIDNDSNPLFSTAHLWDDGIIDPRHTRDVIAISLSAALNAKVEGSTSWGIFRH, encoded by the coding sequence ATGATCACAGCCAGCCAGCGCTCGACCGCCAGCAACGTGCAGGAGTTCCCCGTCCTGCCGACCAAGGTTCAAGCCAAAGACGAGACGTTCGTCAGCAACCGCGCCGCGAACCTAGAGGTGCTGGGCAAGGTCGACGAGCTGCTCGCCAAGGCGCGCGCCGGCGGCGGCCCCAAGTACGTCGAGCGCCACAAGAACGCAGGCAAGCTCCTGCCCCGAGAGCGCGTGGAGCTGCTGCTCGACCGCGACTCCCACTTCCTCGAGCTCTGCCCGCTGGCCGGCTACGACGTCAGCGGCAACTCCCCCGGCGCCGGCAACATCGGCGGCATCGGGGTGGTCAGCGGTGTTGAGTGCTTGATCACCGCGACCGAAGCCACGCTGAAGGGCGGCGCGGTGAGCGAGTACGGCGTGCTCAAGAGTCATCGCCTCGCGGAAATAGCCGAACAGAATCGCCTGCCCGCCATGCACCTGGTGGAGAGCGCCGGCGCTGACTTGCCAAACCAAAGCAAGATCTTCGTGCCCGGCGGTCGCACCTTCCGAGACCTCACGCGGCGCTCTGAACAGTGTGTGCCCACGGTCTGCTTGGTGTTCGGCAGCTCAACCGCCGGCGGCGCCTACATCCCCGGCATGAGCGACTACACCGTGATGGTGAAGCAACAGGCGCAGGTCTACTTGGCGGGCCCGCCTCTGGTGAAGATGGCCACCGGCGAGGAGACGGATCACGAGGAGCTCGGTGGCGCGGAGATGCACTCGAAAGTTTCGGGGGTGAGCGACTACCTGGCAGAAGACGAAGCCGACGCCATTCGCCTGGGTCGCGAGATCATGGCGCACCTGAACTGGCGCAAGCACGGCCCGACGCCGCGTCGTGAAGTGGAGGCGCCGCTCTACTCTTCAGAGGATCTGCTCGGCATCGCATCAGCGGACCTACGTGTGCCCTTCGACGCGCGTGAAGTGATCGCGCGCATCGTAGACGGCTCGCGCTTCAGCGAGTTCAAGCCGCTGTACGGTACTACCCTGGTGTGCGGCTGGGCGTTTCTTCACGGATACCCCGTTGGCATCCTGGCGAATAACGGCGTGCTGTTCAGCGAGAGCGCCAACAAGGGCGCGCAGTTCATTCAGCTGTGTAACCAAAACGACGTGCCGCTGATCTTCTTGCAGAACATCAGCGGCTTCATGGTCGGAAAAAAGTACGAGCAAGAAGGCATCATCAAGAACGGCGCGAAGCTGATCAACGCCGTGAGCAACAGCACCGTCCCTGCCATCACCATCATGATGGGCATGAGCTACGGCGCGGGGAACTACGCGATGTGCGGCCGCGCCTATCAGCCTCGCTTCCTCTTCACCTGGCCGAGTCACCGCATCGCGGTGATGGGCGGCAAGCAGCTCGCCGGCGTGCTCGAGATCATCCAGCGCGGCGCCGCTGCGAAGAAGGGCACTGAGGTGGATGAACAGCAGCTCGAGATGATGAAGAAGATGCTCGAGATGCAGATCGACAACGACAGCAACCCGCTATTTTCGACGGCCCACTTGTGGGACGACGGGATCATCGACCCGCGCCACACTCGCGATGTGATCGCCATCAGCCTGTCAGCCGCGCTCAACGCCAAGGTCGAAGGCAGCACGAGCTGGGGGATCTTCCGCCACTGA
- a CDS encoding acetyl-CoA carboxylase biotin carboxylase subunit, with amino-acid sequence MHRVSRILVANRGEIAARIMRTAHQMGVGTVAVFSDADRDLPFVRLADQAVALGGAAASESYLRVDKLIAAAKQTGADAVHPGFGFLAENAEFAEACAAAGLTFIGPSAEAIRKMGSKKVSKGLVGAAGVPVIPGYEGDDQSTATLVKEALKIGFPVLVKASAGGGGKGMRVVEREADLEPAIEGAKREAKSSFGDDTLLIEKYITSPRHVEIQILGDQHGKLLHLFERECSIQRRHQKIIEETPSPALNPELRDRMGKAAVAVGKAVNYFNAGTVEFILDPQGNFYFLEVNTRLQVEHPITEAVTGVDIVREQIRVARGAALDLEQDTLSLNGAAVECRIYAEDPTNGFLPTTGTVVDFWLPAVDGLRIDAGIESGSEIGIHYDPMLAKVITWGQDRQEAIARMQRALSLGSIHGLKTNTAFLLRVLGHEEFQAGNTHTHFIQQHLSDAGGESGPSAEALAVATLALHEARRSEQRPLPALEPGFRNNRFQREWVELEHAGDVTRVEYQNRGGGELTITVGDTELSCRALAWSAAEHLLRYEFTLGESAPMRRSARVRMRGEQVFVAGVAGSAAFSVVPRFKRAEAEVEAGACIAPMPGKVVKLLAETGKVVEAGQVLVILEAMKMEHSVKAAEAGVVKEVRVAEGDQVEDASVLVVVGPADAD; translated from the coding sequence ATGCATCGCGTCAGCCGCATCCTGGTCGCCAACCGTGGAGAAATCGCCGCCCGCATCATGCGTACGGCACATCAGATGGGCGTCGGCACCGTCGCCGTCTTCAGCGACGCCGACCGGGACCTGCCGTTCGTACGCCTGGCGGATCAAGCAGTAGCGCTCGGCGGCGCCGCTGCCAGCGAGAGCTATCTCCGCGTGGATAAGCTAATCGCAGCAGCCAAGCAGACTGGCGCCGACGCCGTGCACCCTGGCTTCGGCTTCTTGGCGGAGAACGCCGAGTTCGCCGAGGCGTGCGCCGCTGCGGGTCTGACGTTCATTGGCCCAAGCGCAGAAGCCATCCGCAAGATGGGCTCGAAGAAGGTGTCCAAAGGCCTGGTCGGAGCCGCGGGGGTACCGGTCATTCCGGGCTACGAAGGCGACGACCAGAGCACCGCCACGTTGGTCAAGGAGGCGCTGAAGATCGGCTTCCCGGTGCTGGTGAAGGCGAGTGCGGGCGGCGGCGGAAAGGGCATGCGCGTCGTGGAGCGCGAGGCCGACCTAGAGCCCGCTATCGAGGGAGCAAAGCGCGAGGCGAAGAGCTCTTTCGGCGACGACACCTTGCTGATCGAGAAGTACATCACCTCCCCTCGCCACGTGGAGATCCAAATCCTCGGGGATCAGCACGGAAAGCTCCTACACCTATTCGAGCGCGAGTGCTCGATCCAGCGTCGTCACCAGAAGATCATCGAGGAGACCCCCTCCCCCGCCCTGAACCCAGAACTGCGCGATCGCATGGGGAAGGCCGCAGTGGCGGTCGGTAAGGCGGTGAACTACTTCAACGCCGGCACGGTGGAGTTCATCCTGGATCCCCAGGGCAACTTCTACTTCCTGGAGGTCAACACGCGCCTCCAAGTCGAGCACCCAATCACCGAAGCCGTCACCGGCGTGGACATCGTGCGCGAACAGATCCGCGTAGCACGCGGCGCAGCCTTGGACCTCGAGCAAGACACGCTCAGCCTGAACGGCGCCGCGGTGGAGTGCCGCATCTACGCAGAAGACCCTACCAATGGCTTCTTGCCCACCACGGGCACGGTGGTCGACTTCTGGTTGCCCGCGGTGGATGGGCTGCGCATCGATGCTGGCATCGAGAGCGGCAGCGAGATCGGCATCCACTATGACCCGATGCTGGCCAAGGTGATCACCTGGGGACAGGACCGCCAGGAGGCGATCGCGCGCATGCAGCGCGCGCTATCACTCGGCAGCATCCATGGCCTCAAGACCAACACGGCCTTCTTGCTGCGAGTGCTGGGACACGAGGAGTTCCAGGCGGGCAACACCCACACCCATTTCATTCAGCAACACCTGAGCGACGCTGGCGGCGAGTCGGGCCCCAGCGCGGAGGCACTGGCCGTCGCCACGCTGGCGCTGCATGAAGCGCGACGTAGCGAGCAGCGGCCACTACCGGCCCTTGAACCGGGTTTCCGCAACAACCGCTTTCAACGTGAGTGGGTCGAGCTGGAGCACGCAGGCGACGTGACTCGGGTGGAGTACCAGAACCGAGGTGGCGGGGAACTGACCATCACCGTCGGCGATACCGAGTTGAGCTGCCGCGCGCTCGCCTGGAGCGCCGCAGAGCACCTGCTGCGCTACGAGTTCACGCTGGGAGAAAGCGCTCCCATGCGCCGCAGCGCCCGCGTGCGGATGCGTGGGGAACAGGTGTTCGTCGCCGGAGTCGCGGGCTCGGCGGCGTTCTCCGTGGTGCCCCGCTTCAAACGTGCGGAGGCCGAGGTGGAGGCCGGCGCCTGCATCGCGCCCATGCCCGGCAAGGTCGTGAAACTCCTTGCGGAAACAGGCAAGGTCGTGGAGGCGGGCCAGGTGCTGGTGATCCTCGAAGCGATGAAGATGGAGCATTCGGTCAAAGCTGCGGAGGCCGGCGTGGTCAAAGAAGTGCGTGTGGCCGAAGGCGATCAAGTCGAAGACGCGAGCGTGCTCGTGGTTGTTGGGCCCGCCGACGCCGATTAG
- a CDS encoding glycerophosphodiester phosphodiesterase, giving the protein MRPPRAFLENLNGAHDTAGAYRSHRLCFAHRGGSLMWPENTLEAFSGALDLGCSHLESDVHRTRDGHLVLFHDSRVERTTNGSGLIRDFTLSELKQLDVGYRFYQDGRYPFRGKGLTIPTLEEALERFPGVRLNLELKQREPDIVRPMWQLIERRGLHDQLLIAASFDPLVQDFREVSRGQVATSAGTRESLRFLIAARLGLWRWEEPPYDALQLPLKVGVLPVVTRHLVDVAHRQGIQVHVWTIDEGEEMRALWRLGVDGIMSDRPDLLVNSARNG; this is encoded by the coding sequence ATGAGGCCGCCTCGGGCATTCCTGGAGAACCTCAACGGCGCCCACGACACTGCGGGGGCGTATCGTAGCCATCGCTTGTGTTTCGCGCACCGCGGCGGTTCGTTGATGTGGCCAGAGAACACCCTGGAGGCCTTCAGCGGCGCCCTGGATCTTGGTTGTTCGCATCTGGAGAGCGACGTGCACCGCACGCGAGATGGGCACCTGGTGCTCTTCCACGACTCTCGGGTCGAGCGCACGACCAACGGCTCGGGCCTCATCCGCGATTTCACGCTGAGCGAGCTGAAGCAGCTGGATGTGGGTTACCGCTTCTATCAAGACGGGCGCTACCCGTTTCGCGGTAAGGGGCTGACGATTCCGACTCTGGAGGAGGCCCTGGAGCGTTTCCCGGGAGTGCGTCTCAACTTGGAGCTGAAGCAGCGCGAGCCGGACATCGTACGCCCCATGTGGCAGCTGATCGAGCGCCGAGGTCTGCACGACCAGCTGTTGATCGCCGCGAGCTTCGACCCGCTCGTGCAGGATTTCCGTGAGGTATCGCGAGGGCAAGTGGCTACGTCGGCGGGCACCCGGGAGAGCCTGCGCTTCCTGATTGCCGCGCGGCTCGGACTCTGGCGCTGGGAGGAGCCCCCTTACGACGCACTCCAGCTGCCACTTAAGGTCGGGGTGTTGCCCGTGGTGACCCGACATTTGGTCGACGTAGCGCACCGCCAAGGGATTCAGGTGCATGTCTGGACTATCGACGAGGGGGAAGAAATGCGAGCGCTGTGGCGCCTCGGCGTCGACGGGATCATGTCGGATCGCCCAGATTTGCTGGTCAACAGCGCGCGAAACGGCTGA
- a CDS encoding RNA-binding S4 domain-containing protein produces the protein MESVRLDRWLWAARLYKTRTAAAAACTGGLVKLNDTAAKPAAKLKVGDQVRAQAPRGLVILEVAQLAEKRLAPAPARELYVDHSPPPPPREQRMQEIPIRDRGAGRPTKADRRAMERLRRWIDE, from the coding sequence ATGGAGTCCGTTCGACTCGATCGCTGGCTATGGGCCGCGCGCCTCTACAAGACGCGTACGGCCGCGGCAGCCGCCTGTACGGGCGGCCTGGTGAAGCTGAACGACACCGCAGCCAAGCCGGCAGCCAAGCTGAAGGTCGGAGATCAGGTGCGAGCCCAAGCGCCGAGAGGGCTAGTCATCTTGGAGGTCGCGCAGCTCGCTGAGAAGCGCCTCGCGCCTGCTCCGGCGCGTGAACTGTACGTCGACCACTCACCTCCGCCGCCGCCCCGCGAACAGCGCATGCAGGAGATCCCGATCCGTGATCGCGGCGCGGGGCGACCGACCAAGGCCGACCGCCGCGCGATGGAGCGCTTGCGCCGCTGGATCGACGAGTAG